Genomic DNA from Desulfonema ishimotonii:
TTGGGCAGCTCAAAGTTGACCACATGGGTCAGGTGATCAATATCAAGGCCGCGCGCCGCAATATCGGTCGCCACCAGAACCCGGACATCGCCGTGCTTGAACCCTGCCAACGCCCGCGTGCGGGCTCCCTGGCTTTTGTTGCCGTGAATGGCTGCCGCCTTTAATCCGTCACGGTTCAGCTGAAGGGAAAGCCGGTTGGCGCCATGCTTGGTCCGGGTGAACACGAGTACCTGCCGCCAGTTCTGAGAGCCGATCAGGTGTGAGAGGAGTTCACGCTTGCGCTTGCGGTCTACCGGGTGGATTAACTGTTCGACAGTATCTGCCGCGATATTGTTGCGGGCCACCTCAATCAGGGTGGGCGAATTCAGGAGACCGTCGGCGAGCCGTTTGATTTCCCCGGAAAAGGTGGCGGAAAACAGGAGATTCTGCCGTCTTCTGGGAAGGAGTGCGAGTATCCTTTTGATATCATGGATGAATCCCATATCGAGCATCCGGTCTGCCTCATCCAGCACCAGTATTTCAACGTCGGAGAGGGTCAGTGTTTTCTGCTGAACGTGGTCCAGCAGGCGGCCCGGTGTTGCCACCAGAATATCGACGCCCCTGCGGAGCTTATCGATCTGGGGATTTATTTTCACGCCGCCGTAGATGACGGCGGATTTGAGTGGCAGATATTTTCCGTAACTTGTCACACTTTCTTCAATCTGGGCGGCAAGCTCACGGGTCGGTGTCACAATCAGGGCACGGACAGCCCGCCTGCCTCTGGCCTGAGGGCGTTTGTTCAGAATCTGCAACAGCGGCAACGCGAATCCGGCAGTTTTTCCTGTGCCGGTCTGTGCGCCGGCCAGAACGTCTTTTCCTTTAAGGATGACGGGGATGGCCTGCCGTTGAACAGGCGTCGGAGTGCCATAGCCCTGATCGGCAACAGCGCGAAGTAATTCGGTCGACAGACCGAGGGTATTAAATGACATACTATGGATAATTCCTTTATGGATTGCTGATTCATGCACATGGTGTGCATCGTAAATACAAATAATTGTTATGTCTGCCGTCCTGTCAACTTTGTGTTGGTGAACCCATAAAATTCCGGAGTGCGGTATCTCACTGCAATATGCAGAAAAATCCCGCACTCCGGCCTCACCGTTTCAAAATTGGCAGAACACTATATTTTCAGAATATTTTATCCGGGACTTCCTTTAACGCACATCCTGCTGAAACGCAATAACTGCCTTGCCTGAAAATCAGATTCTGTGTCCGACGGTCCAATGCCGCCGGCGGGATGACACTTTTTCCCGGCGTCACAGAGTCTGAAGCGGACCGGAAGCCCGGCGTTTTTTTTCAGTAAGGGAATTTCGCGAAATAAAAATACCCATTACATCAGACGGTAGGCCGGGGTTACGTCCCCGCCGAAAAAGTGGGCATATAACCGTTTGTGGGTAGTTTATTTCTGCCGAACGCCCTAACCGTTCCGCCGGACCCGGTCAGTTCAGCCCCTGTCGGTCAGATGTCAGCTTCCGTATTTTCCGGCAGCCAGCATTCTGACATCGTCTGTTGTGAGCGGTTTTCCGCCAAGCCCCCAGTTCCCGCTTCTGATTTCTTCAACGAGGACACTCGTTACCTGTCGCATATTCTCACCTTCAATGGAAACCATCGTATCCGTGAGCCTGCGGATAATCTCCTGTTTCTGATCATCCGAGAAAACGCCTTCTATGACTTTAACAGTGATCAACGGCATGGATCACCTCCCTGTTCAGAGGGTTTGCTTCATACTCCCATTTTGAAAACAGGAGTTTCCGCTCCGGGCGTCATTCCGGTTCCGCATATTCAGCATATCCCACTTTCACGGGAGCAACATGAGTGCGGACTTTCTTCCGGAACTGTCCGCTATTGAAACCCGGCAGCAGTCTGTTATCCAATGACATCCGAATTTCGGAGGCCCGGCAGACAGGGGCGTGCAGGCCCCCCCTGCGCGTATCCGCCGCACCCCGGCTTTTTCCGAATGTGCGGGCAGAACACGTTCCTATCTGTAGATCAGCTTGGGCGCTTCCGTCAGCACTTTGGTGTCCGGCGGGATCGATTCGGTGATCCAGACATTGCCGCCGATGACCGAGCGCCTGCCGATGACCGTATCGCCGCCCAGGATGGTGGCCCCGGCGTAGATAATCACGTCGTCCTCAATGGTGGGATGCCGCTTTTTGCCCCGAAGCTGCTCCCCCGCGTTTTTGGGCAGGGAGAGCGCTCCCAGGGTCACGCCCTGATAAATGCGCACATTGTGGCCGATCTCCGTGGTTTCACCAATCACCACCCCCGTGCCGTGATCGATGACGAATCGCTCCCCGATCTTCGCGCCCGGATGGATGTCGATGCCGGTCAGGCTGTGGGCGTGTTCGGTCATGATGCGCGGAAGAAAGGGGACCGCCAGTTCATTCAGCCTGTGGGCGATCCGGCAGACCCAGATGGCAAAGATGCCGGGATAGCTGAAGATGATCTCGTCATAGCTTTTGGCTGCCGGATCGCCGTCATAGGCCGCAGCCACGTCTTTTGTCATCACCTGCTGGATCGCCGGAACCGACTGCAAAACCTTCAGCGCCATCTCGTGGGCCATTCCCTGACAGTCCCGGCAGGCCAGATCTTCCCGGCCATAGCGGAAACAGTCATGGCGGAGACTCCGGCAGATCTGTTCGGCCAGCAGATCGTAAAGAACCGACACTGTCTGACCCATGCTGTATTTCAGATTGACCGGGTCGAGTTTTTCGCGGGTGAAATATCCGGGAAACAGGATGGCTCTGAACCGGTCGATGATCTCAGTCACCGCCTCTTTTGAGGGGATCGGCTCAAAGGCGATATGGTGGTGACAGGTGTGCTGCTCGCATCCCTGAATAATGGCGTCAACGATATCCGGGAGCTTTTCCCGGTGGGTCAGATAAGACGCTGCATCGCTTTGGCAGAGATTTTCATTTTGTTCAATATGTCCGCCCATCGGCAGCACCTCCGTGACATTTTTCCCCTGTTTTTTTGCGCTCCGGTCAGGCGCGTGGAAAGAGGACTTCCGCGCGCCTTATCCCCGCCGAAGCCTTTATCCGGTCTGAACCTGCTGCCAGAAGGGCGACATGTCGCGCAGCCGCGCAATCACGGCCGGCAGCTTTTCGATGACATAGTCGATCTCCGCCTCCGTGTTGTAGACACTCAGGCTGAAGCGAACCGAGCCGTGGGCCGCCGTAAAGGGCACCCCCATGGCCCGCAGCACATGGGAGGGCTCCAGGGAGCCGGAGGTGCAGGCCGAGCCGGATGAGGCGCAGATGCCCAGTTCGTCCATCATCAGCAGGATCGACTCGCCCTCGATATACTCGAATGAAATATTGGTGGTGTTGGGCAGGCGGTGTTCCGGGTCGCCGTTGATCATGGCATTGGGAATACGCCGGAGCAGTTCGGTCTCCAGCTTATCCCGAAGCTGACGGACCCGCGTGTTCTCAGCCTCCATATGGTCGGCGGCCAGGGCCGCGGCCCTGCCCAGCCCCACAACGGAGGCCACATTCTCTGTCCCCCCCCGTCGGCCCGATTCCTGGTGCCCTCCGATCATGAAGGGAGAGAATTTGGTGCCCTTGCGCACATAGAGCGCGCCCACGCCTTTGGGGGCGTGGAGCTTGTGCCCGGACAGGGCGAGCATGTCAATGGCGCTGTCGGCCATACGGATGGGAATCTTGCCCACGGCCTGAACCGCGTCCGTGTGAAACACGATCCCCCGTTCCTTTACCTGACGGGCCACCTCTTCCACCGGAAAAAGCGTGCCCGTCTCGTTGTTGGCCCACATCAGGCTGACCAGCGCCGTGTCGTCTGACAGGTGATCGTAGAAAAAATCGAGATCCGGCCTGCCCCTGCTGTCCACCGGCATGAAGGTCACCCGGTAGCCGTTGCGGGAAAGATATTCCCCCAGATTTTTGACAGCCGGATGCTCCACCCGGCTGGTGATGAAATGCCGCTTGTCGGGATTGGCCCGGAGCGCGGCCCATATGGCCGTACTGTCGCTTTCCGTGCCGCAGCTGGTGAATATAATCTCCGCCGGGGACACGCCCAGCAGATCCGCCACGCGGGCGCGGGCCTCCTCAAGCCGGTGCGCCACCTGACGGGCCGGGCCGTACATGCTGGACGGGTTGCCGTAGAACTCTCTGAGACACGGCAGCATCGCGTCCACCACCTCCGGCGCGACCGCCGTGGTCGCGTTGTTGTCCAGATAGATCGTCTTCATTCACACACCTCCTCGACCACCAGCTCCGGGACCACGAACTCGCGGAGTTTTTTCTCCACAAACTCCCTGAGCGTGACCTGGGCTGCGGAACAGCCCGAACATGCCCCGCGCAGGCTTACCAGAACCCGGTTTCCGTCCACATCCACCAGCTCGATATCGCCCCCGTCTTTTTTCAGGGCTGGCTGAATCTCCCGCTCCAGGGTCTCTTCAATGAGCCGCAGCTTCCGGATATTGGTCATCTTCCGGGGCTTTGGCACCGGCGCTCTTTCCCGGCCCAGGGCCTCGTCAATCAGTTTCTCAATCCGCTCGTGGCAGTTGCCGCATCCGCCACCGGCCTTGATGAAATTGGTCACATCCTCCACCGTTGCCAGATGATGATCGGTCAGCGCCCGGCGGATCTCCACATCGGTCACGCCGAAGCACTCACACACGATCTCGCCCTCTTTCTCTTCCACCGGCACCCCCCGGTAACAGGCAATGGCCTTTTCCAGGGCCTCCTGACCCATGACGGAACAGTGCATCTTTTCCCGTGGCAGACCGCCCAGGTA
This window encodes:
- a CDS encoding DEAD/DEAH box helicase — protein: MSFNTLGLSTELLRAVADQGYGTPTPVQRQAIPVILKGKDVLAGAQTGTGKTAGFALPLLQILNKRPQARGRRAVRALIVTPTRELAAQIEESVTSYGKYLPLKSAVIYGGVKINPQIDKLRRGVDILVATPGRLLDHVQQKTLTLSDVEILVLDEADRMLDMGFIHDIKRILALLPRRRQNLLFSATFSGEIKRLADGLLNSPTLIEVARNNIAADTVEQLIHPVDRKRKRELLSHLIGSQNWRQVLVFTRTKHGANRLSLQLNRDGLKAAAIHGNKSQGARTRALAGFKHGDVRVLVATDIAARGLDIDHLTHVVNFELPNVSEDYVHRIGRTGRAENAGTAISLVCVDEHKLLKDIERLLRRSIPQEVIAGYEPDPSIKAEPILRGRNQPNQRQGMNSQQKRYPGKSNGSGPAARRRKPGENPVSRGPGRKSRDMAAGKARVRSRPAAKRG
- a CDS encoding tautomerase family protein — protein: MPLITVKVIEGVFSDDQKQEIIRRLTDTMVSIEGENMRQVTSVLVEEIRSGNWGLGGKPLTTDDVRMLAAGKYGS
- the epsC gene encoding serine O-acetyltransferase EpsC, whose amino-acid sequence is MGGHIEQNENLCQSDAASYLTHREKLPDIVDAIIQGCEQHTCHHHIAFEPIPSKEAVTEIIDRFRAILFPGYFTREKLDPVNLKYSMGQTVSVLYDLLAEQICRSLRHDCFRYGREDLACRDCQGMAHEMALKVLQSVPAIQQVMTKDVAAAYDGDPAAKSYDEIIFSYPGIFAIWVCRIAHRLNELAVPFLPRIMTEHAHSLTGIDIHPGAKIGERFVIDHGTGVVIGETTEIGHNVRIYQGVTLGALSLPKNAGEQLRGKKRHPTIEDDVIIYAGATILGGDTVIGRRSVIGGNVWITESIPPDTKVLTEAPKLIYR
- the nifS gene encoding cysteine desulfurase NifS, which codes for MKTIYLDNNATTAVAPEVVDAMLPCLREFYGNPSSMYGPARQVAHRLEEARARVADLLGVSPAEIIFTSCGTESDSTAIWAALRANPDKRHFITSRVEHPAVKNLGEYLSRNGYRVTFMPVDSRGRPDLDFFYDHLSDDTALVSLMWANNETGTLFPVEEVARQVKERGIVFHTDAVQAVGKIPIRMADSAIDMLALSGHKLHAPKGVGALYVRKGTKFSPFMIGGHQESGRRGGTENVASVVGLGRAAALAADHMEAENTRVRQLRDKLETELLRRIPNAMINGDPEHRLPNTTNISFEYIEGESILLMMDELGICASSGSACTSGSLEPSHVLRAMGVPFTAAHGSVRFSLSVYNTEAEIDYVIEKLPAVIARLRDMSPFWQQVQTG
- the nifU gene encoding Fe-S cluster assembly protein NifU — protein: MWEYTDKVKEHFLNPRNVGVIEDADGVGEVGSLACGDALKLTFKLDENERIKDVKFQTFGCASAIASSSALTELLKGKSLAEAEQVTNDDIANYLGGLPREKMHCSVMGQEALEKAIACYRGVPVEEKEGEIVCECFGVTDVEIRRALTDHHLATVEDVTNFIKAGGGCGNCHERIEKLIDEALGRERAPVPKPRKMTNIRKLRLIEETLEREIQPALKKDGGDIELVDVDGNRVLVSLRGACSGCSAAQVTLREFVEKKLREFVVPELVVEEVCE